A region from the Candidatus Methanosuratincola sp. genome encodes:
- the porB gene encoding pyruvate synthase subunit PorB: MSKVFKSVKDVPREELLAPGHRLCAGCAAGTAVRQILKASGRDVVVVSPTGCLEVSTSYFPQSAWRVPWVHVAFENAAAVAAGISNALKVMKRKGKTEEKADVIAIGGDGGTFDIGLQSLSGALERGDDILYVCYDNEAYMNTGIQRSSATPFGAATTTSPPGKRSIGQRTEKKDLVGIAMAHGIPYAATACPSYPFDLMNKVRKGLDVDGPALIHILTPCPTGWRTDTSDSIELGKLAVLTGLWPLYEAVNGEVRLTVQVPRREPVTKYLKAQGRFKHLDEETVKRIQEKADGLAKKFGMGPLREQQ, from the coding sequence ATGAGCAAGGTCTTCAAATCTGTAAAGGACGTCCCCAGAGAGGAGCTATTGGCGCCGGGGCACAGGCTGTGCGCCGGGTGTGCCGCGGGGACGGCAGTCAGGCAGATCCTCAAGGCGTCTGGAAGGGATGTTGTTGTAGTGAGCCCAACAGGCTGCCTGGAGGTATCCACCAGCTACTTCCCACAAAGTGCATGGAGGGTGCCTTGGGTCCACGTCGCGTTTGAGAATGCTGCAGCAGTTGCGGCAGGGATCTCAAATGCGCTGAAGGTCATGAAGAGGAAGGGTAAAACCGAAGAGAAGGCAGACGTGATCGCAATAGGCGGGGACGGCGGAACCTTTGACATAGGGCTCCAGTCGCTGAGCGGAGCGCTGGAGAGGGGCGACGACATCCTGTACGTCTGCTATGACAATGAAGCCTACATGAACACGGGCATCCAGCGCAGCTCTGCCACTCCGTTCGGGGCAGCAACCACGACGTCCCCCCCAGGCAAGCGTTCGATCGGGCAGAGGACTGAGAAAAAAGACCTCGTGGGCATTGCAATGGCGCACGGTATCCCGTATGCAGCCACGGCCTGCCCCTCTTACCCCTTTGATTTGATGAACAAGGTGAGGAAGGGGCTTGATGTGGATGGTCCGGCGCTGATCCATATTCTCACCCCTTGCCCCACAGGCTGGAGGACGGACACAAGTGATAGTATAGAACTGGGCAAACTCGCGGTTCTGACAGGCCTCTGGCCCTTGTACGAAGCGGTAAACGGAGAGGTGAGACTGACAGTTCAAGTGCCCAGAAGGGAGCCGGTCACCAAGTACCTCAAAGCACAGGGAAGGTTCAAGCACCTGGATGAGGA